The genomic region CGGTGACGAAGTCGGCGTCCAGCCACGGCTTGTAGATACGCAGGGACGGGTTGGCCAGCAGGCCGTAGCGGTAGAACCGCTCGATGTCGTTGCCCTTGAAGGTGGAGCCGTCGCCCCAGATCTGGACGTCGTCCTCGAGCATCGCCCGCACGAGCAGGGTGCCCGTCACCGCCCGGCCGAGCGGGGTGGTGTTGAAGTAGCTGCGCCCACCGGACCGGATGTGGAACGCGCCGCAGGTCAGGGCCGCCAGCCCCTCCTCGACCAGGGCCGCCCGGCAGTCGACCAGGCGGGCGAGCTCCGCGCCGTAGGCGGTGGCCCGGCCGGGGACCGAGGCGATGTCCGGCTCGTCGTACTGGCCGATGTCGGCGGTGTACGTGCACGGCACCGCGCCCTTGTCGCGCATCCAGGCGACCGCCACCGAGGTGTCGAGGCCGCCGGAGAAGGCGATGCCGACGCGTTCGCCGACGGGCAGGGAGGTGAGAACCTTGGACACGAGAACGATTATGCATGCCTATGCATGATCATGCAAAGCCGGGGTGCTGCCCGCGGACCGCGGCGACAGCCCGGTGACCTGACGGCTGTGCCCCCGCATCTCCGTGAGCAGTTGCCCGTCCCCGTCTCGGGTGAGGGCCACGTCGTAGATGCCGCCCCGGCCCACGACGGCCCGTTCGACGGCGGTGGCGGTGACGGCGTCGCCGGCATGAGCGGAAGCCAGGTACTCGATGCTGCACGAGCGCCCGACGGCGGGGTGGCCGTGCGAGTTGCAGGCCATCGCGAACGCGATGTCGGCGACCGCGAACAGAGCCGCGCCATGCGCGCTGCCGTGCCCGTTGAGCATCTCGGGGCGGATGGTCATGTGCGCGGTCACGGCACCGGGCGCCACGGAGCTCACGGTGAGGCCGAGCGCACGGGCCGTGGTGTCACCGGACAGGAATCGGGCCACCGACTCCTCGGCGATCTGCTGCTCGGTCCGGTCGGACATCTGCGCTCCTAGGTCGGGTCATCCGCCGACGAGGCACCAGGAACGACGTCCGGCGCGTGGTCCGATCCGACCACGCGGGTGTCCCGCTCCGGTTGGTCGGTTCGGGCGATGCGGACCGACCGGGCAGATTCCTAGCGTCGGTTCCCGTCAGGAAACCACTCCGGCATCCGAGGAGGCGGCCATGTCCGTCGTGATGATGATCGACAACCCGAACGGCTCGCAGGAGATCTACGAGAAGGTGGCCTCAGGCGTGACGCTGCCGATCGGCGGGCGGGTCCACCTGGCCGGCCCCCGGCCGGGCGGCGGCTGGCGCGTGATCGAGGTGTGGGACACCGAGGAGGAGGCCCGCAGGTTCCTCCGGGAGCGGTTCGGTCCCGCCCTGCGTGCCGCCGGAGCGCCCGGCCCCCCGCCGGAGCCGGAGTTCTGGCCGCTCCACCGCCTTGCGACGACGGAGGTGCCGGCATGACCGCCATCCGGGCCGGGGCCACTGCGCCGGCGGGGACGGGAGACCACGCATCCGCCGTCCGCACCCCGCAGGGCGCCGACGGCTCCTCGCGCGGGCCGGTTCCGTGGGGTCGGGCCCGGCGGATCACCGCCGCGGGCACCGTGGCCACGGCCCCGGTGGTGCTGCTCGCCGGGATCGGCTACCACCCGTTCATCGCCGACCTCCGGGACAAGGAGGCGGTGGCGGCCGCGCTCACCGCCGACGTGACCCGCTGGTCGATCGCGCACCTCGTGGTGGCCGTCGGGGCACCGCTGGTCGCGCTGGCTTTCCTCGCGGTCGCCGCGGCGCTGCGACAGCGCGGCGAGTGGCGGTGGAGCGCCCGCTCCGTGCCGTTCGTGGTGGTGGGCAGCACCCTCTTCGCGCTGCTGCCCGCCATGGAGATCACCGTGCTGGCGGCCACGCTCGCCGGCGCGGACCCGGTCGCGGTACTCCTCGAGCTCGACGCGTGGTTCATGCCGTTGCTGCTCTCCGGAGCCGGGGTCTTCGCCATCGGCGTCGCGTTCGTCGCCCGCTCGGTGGTCTCGGCCGCCGTGCTCCGGCGAGGGACGACGGTGCTGGTCGGAACGGCGTTGCTGGTGGCCGCCGTGTCCCGGTTCCTCCCGTTCACCGCTGCCCTGCTCGTCGGGGCCGGAGCCCTCGCGGTGGTCCTCTGGCCGCTCGTCGGGCTGGTGGCGGCACGGCCGGTTCCGCGCGTCGGCACAGCCGCACGCTGACCCTCCGGGAGGCGCGCGGCCTCGGACCGCGGACCGGAAGGGGGGCGCCCGTCCCCCTGGACCGATCCGCGGTCCGACGTGTTGCATGGTGTCCGGGGAGCAGCAGATGCCGGATACGCAGCAGCTGAGGATCGGGCGGGACGCGATCACCACCCGGGCGTGGACGCAGGCCTACGAGGCCCTGTCCGCAGCCGACGGGGACGGCGAACTGGGCGCCGACGACCTCGACCGCCTGGCGATCGCGGCCTATCTGACCGGGCACGACGACGCCTACGAGCACGCCCTCGATCGCGCCGTCCGTCTCCTCCTGGACGGGGAGGACCTGCGTCGGGCGGCGCGCACCGCGTTCTGGCTGGCGCTGGGCCTGTTCCGGCTCGGCGAGCCGGCCCGCGCCGGAGGATGGCTGTCCCGTGCCCACCGGGCCCTGGCCGAGGACGGCGATCGGCCGTGCGCCGAGCAGGGCCTGCTGCTGGTCCCCGCCGGATTGCAGCGCCTGTTCTCCGGGGACGGGGAGGGGGCGGCCGAGGTCTTCCAGCAGGTGGTCGACGTCGGGGCACGGTTCCGGGACCCGGACGTCACCGCGTTCGGTGTGCTCGGCTCCGGCCAGGCGATGGTCGCCTGCGGCGACCGCGAGCGAGGCCTCGCGCTGCTCGACGAGGCGATGGTCGCCGTCACCGGGAGGGACGTCTCGCCGATCACCGTCGGCATCGTCTACTGCGCGGTGATCGAGAACTGCCACCTGGCGTTCGACCTGCACCGGGCCCGGGAGTGGACCGCCGAGCTCACCCGGTGGTGCGCCGCGCAGCCCGACCTCGTGCCGTACCGGGGGCAGTGCCTGGTCCACCGGGCCCAGGTGCTCGCGCTCGAGGGGCACTGGTCGCAGGCCACGGAAGAGATGCGGCGGGCGCGTGAACGACTGGCGGATCCGCCGGGGCAGCCCGCCGTGGGCATGGCCTGGTACGAGACCGGGGAGTTGCTGCGCCGGCAGGGCCGGCACGGAGAGGCCGAGGACTGCTACCGGCGGGCCAGCCAGCACGGTCATCCGCCGCAGCCGGGAATGCTCCTGCTGCGCCTGGCGCAGGGCCGGGAGGAGGACGCCCGCGCGGCGATCGACGCGGCGCTGTCGACGGCGACCTCCGGCGGTGCCCGCTGGCACCTGCTGGCGGCCGCGAGCGAGGTGTGCTGCGCGTGCGGGGACACCTCCGCGGCCCGCGCGGCCGCCGACGAGCTGGACGAGGTCGCCCGGCAGCAGACCGGGGAGTGGCTACGGGCCATCGCCGCGACGGCCGTCGGGAGCGTGCTCCTGGCCGAGGGCAGCGCGCGGGAAGCGGGCGCGGTGCTGCGCGGGGCCTTCGAGGCGTGGCGCGAGCTGCACGTCCCGTACGAGGCCGCACGCGTGCGGCTCCTGCTCGGTGAGGTCTCCGCCGCGCTGGGCGACACCGACGGCGCGCTCCTCGAGTGGGATGCCGCCCGGTACACCTTCGAGGAACTGGGGGCGCTCGATGAATTGGCCCGCGTCGAGGCCCGCCTCTCCCCGGAGCCACGGTCGCGCCCCAGCGGGCTGACCGAGCGGGAGGTGGAGGTGCTCCGGCTGGTGGCTCGGGGCTGCACCAACCGCGAGATCGCGGACGCGCTCGTGCTCAGCGAGCACACCGTCCGGCGGCACCTGCAGAACGTGTTCGGCCGCCTGGGGGTCTCCTCGCGGGCGGCCGCCGCCACGTTCGCGGTGCGGCACGACCTGATCTGAGCGAGTGCGGCGTGGCCCGTTCGGACCATGCGCCGACCGGACCGATTGGTCGTCCTGGTCGATGCCGCCGGGCGGTCGGGCTCCCTAGCGTCGACGGCATCCGCACCTCAGACGCGACCGAGGAGGCCGCCATGCGCCACAGCAGCGCGCCCGGCGCCACGCAGCCGGACACCACCGCAGTCCAGCCCACCACCACATTCCGCGAGGCGACCATCGATGACCTGCCGGTCGTCGAACGCCGAGACGACCTGGCCGGGATCCCGACCGTCGTGCTGGAGGGCGGGGAGGGCCCGCCGGTCGTCCTGCTGCACGGCCCCGGGGAGTTCGCCGCGCTCTGGGGCCGCGTCGTCCCACAGCTCACCGAGACCCACCGCGTGGTGGTCCCCGACCTGCCCGGGCACGGCGCCACCGGCCGGCCCACCGACGGACCGCTCGACGCCGAGCGCTGGCTCGCCTGGCTGCGCGATCTCGTCGCGCGGACCTGCACCCGGCCCCCGGCGCTCGTCGGTCACCTGGCCGGCGGGGCACTCGCGCTGCGCCACGCCATCGAGGGGGGTCCGGTCGAGCGCATCGTGCTGGTGGACTCCGCCGGTCTGGCGTTCAGCCGGCCGGCGCCGTCCTTCGCGACCCCGCTCGCCGGATTCCTCGCCCACCCGACCGAGCGCAGCCGGGACCGCTTCCTCGGCCGCTGCATGTACGACTTCGACGGCATGCGCACCGAGATGGGCTCCCGCTGGGACCCGTTCGCGGGCTACGTGCTCGACGGCATGCGAGCGCCCGGCACCCGGTCGGCGGTGCTGTCGTTCGTGATGGCCCTCGGCATGCGCCCGATCCGCCGCCGCGACCTGGCCCGCATCCCGGTTCCGGTGTCGATGATCTGGGGGCGGCACGATCTCCAGAACCGGCTGCGGATCGCCGAGTCCGCCGCCGCCCGGTTCGGCTGGCCGCTCGAGGTCATCGAGGACGTGCGGGACGACCCCTGCTGGGAGCGGCCGGAGGCAGCCGTCGCGGCGCTGCGCGGCGCACTGGCCCGCCCCCTGCGCCGTCACCTGCCTGCCTGAGGTGCTCGGCCTTTTTCGGGAGCCCTACGAGGAAGGCTGTCGCTCATTGGCGTAGGCCACGACGACGATCGAGGCGACGACGACGGCGAAGCCGAGGACGTGGATCCACCGGAACGGCTCGCCGAGCAGGACGTAGGAGAGCACGAGGGCGCTGACGGGCATGACGCCGGTGAAGGCCGAGGCGATGAGGCCGGAGGCCGTCTGCATCCCGGAGTACATGAACAGCGTGCCGAGCGCGAGGGTCCCCGCCCCCCACCACAGCAGTGCGACGAGCCCCGACGTCTCCACCTGGGAGGCGTCGAAGCCGCCGACCTGGAACAGCGCCAGGGGCACGAACAGGACGGCGGCGGCCGCGCTGGTCACGCCGGTGATCTGGACCGGGCTCAGCTGCTCACCGGCCGGCTTGCCCGCGAGCGTGTAGAGCGCCTGGCAGCAGACCGCGCCGAAGACCAGCAGCCCGCCGAACACGATCGACGTCCAGTTGCCGATACCGCCCTGGCCGTACTGACTGCCGTTGACCACCGCCACACCGGCGAAGGCGAGCACGAGCGCGGCCACCTTCAGCTTGGTCAGCGCCTCGTGGAAGAACAGCCACGCCCCCACGGCCGTCATCGCCGGAGTCGTCGCCATGATCACGCTGGCCGCAACCCCGGTCGTGAGGCTCAACCCGTACAGCAGGAACAGCGTGAAGCCAACCATCCCGAAGACGGTGATCAGGCCGAGCGAGGCGAGCTCCCGGCGGGAGAGACCACGGAAGGCCTGTCGTTGCCCGATCAGGAGCGGTGCGAGCAGCAGCGCGGCGATCAGCATCCGCCCCAGCGATCCGATGAACGTCGGGAAGCTGCGGCCGATGATCTGGCTGATCGGCGTGGCCGAGCCGAAGACAGCGAAGCCGAGCGCGAGCTGCGTGTGGGTGAGCGCCTCCCCCTTCATGGCGTCAGCCCATCACGGGCGTCGTCCAGCTGCGCGGGACAGTGGAGCCCTGGACGAGCGATCGACCGTCGGCTCGCACGCACGAGAGCCCCGGTCGGTGACCCGACCGGGGCTCTCGCACAGGGGTGGAGGTGGCGGGAATCGAACCCGCGTCCTTCGACGCATCACCAGGGCTTCTCCGAGCGCAGTCTGCGTTGTCTCTGCTCGACCCCGTCGATCATGCAGACAAGTCGACGTGACGGGCCCAGTCGCTGTTGGGTGTCCCGCACGCGCCCGCGGCCGGCACGTGCGGTGAGTCATCTAGCTGATGCCAGGATCCGGGCCGATGACGAACCCGGGCTGACAGAGCCTACGTCCCGCTGTCAGGCAGCGAGGGCGTAGGACTCAGCGCGATCAGAGTCGGCGCTTGTGTTTTTTGCAACGCATGGTTAACGAGCTCATCGTTGCCTTCCTCGGCTCGCTTCCCCTGGTCACCCGACCGAAGTCGAGACCATTCACCCCCTGTGTAGTTGTACGGAGAGCGTAACGGCTGCGAGCGACATCGTGTTCCCACCGCACCCGGACGGGTCGGTGTGCGCGAAAGCACAGCTGGAGGCGCCAGACCTGCGCACCGGCGCACACCGTTCGCCGCTGGCGCCGTCAGATCCAGTCGCGGCGCTTGAAGACGGCGTAGAGCGTGAGGCTCACACCGACCATCAGCAGGAGCGCGAACGGGTAGCCGAGGTGCCAGTCCAGCTCCGGCATCTCGTCGAAGTTCATCCCGTAGACGGTGCCGACCAGGGTGGGGGCGAACAGGATGGCCGCCCACGCCGAGATCTTCTTGACCTCCTCGCCCTGGGCGATCGAGGCCTCGGTCAGCTCGCGGATCTCCTCGTTCTGCCGCTGGGCGACCAGGGTCGCGTTGACGGTGAGGATGTCGCGCAGCTGCAGCCGGAACGCGTCGGCCCGCTCGTTGACCTGGGTGACGTGGTCGGCGACGTCGCGCAGGTAGCTGCGCAGTTCCTCGTCGACGCCGTACTTGTCGAATCCCGCGGTGATCGCGGCGAGGATGCCGGTCAGTGGCACGGCCGCCCGCTGGAACTCGAGCACCTCCTGCGAGAGCTCGTAGATGCGCCGGGACACCCCGGGGTCGCCGCGGAAGACCTCGGTCTCGATCTCGTCGATGTCGGTCGCCAGCCCGTCGACGACCGGGCGGTACCCGTCGACGACGGCGTCCAGCGTCGCGTACAGCACCGCCTCGCTGCCCTTGGCCAGCAGCGCGGGCTCGCTCTCCAGCCGGCGGCGGACCCGCGAGAGGTCCGGCGACTCGCTGTGCCGCACCGTGATCGCGAAGTCGGCTCCCAGGAACAGGTGCAGCTCGCCGAACTCGACCTCCTCGCTCGCGTCCAGGTACCGGGCGGCCTTGAGGACGACGAACAGCGTGCTCCCGTAGCGCTCGAACTTCGGCCGCTGGTGGGCCTTGATCGCGTCCTCGACCGCCAGCTCCGGGAGGTCGTAGAGCTCGGCCAGCTCACCGAGCTCCCCCGGTTCCGGCCGGTAGAGCCCCAGCCACGCGAGGCGGTCCTCGCCCGCGGCCAGCTCCTCGCGGCTCTCCTCGGCGGTCGCGGGCGTCGCCACCCGCCGTCCCTCCGAGTAGACGGCGTTGTCCACGATCCTGGAGCGCGGCTCCGGCGCGGACGTCTGGGGTGCCGGAACCCGCGACTCCACCCGCGGCGGACGGCGGGTCAGCGTGGTGAGGGCGCTCAGCGGCGCGAGACGGCGCTCGGTCATGACGGGGCTCCCGGAAGGCGGGGACGACGAGGGACACCGGGAGGTCCTCGCGCAGCGCCGTCCGACCGCGGAGCGGGCTTCAGGCGGGGAGGGCCTCGGGACCGGTACTGGGAGGTTCGCTGCACATGCGCGTCTCCTCCCTGTCGAGGCCGTCGTCGGTCAGAAGGCCGTCGTCCATGATCCCACGGGTGAGCGCGGACCGGTCACCGGCCGGGCCCGAAGGGGTGATCCCGCCACGATGGCCACGTCGGCGGGAAGGAAACTGTCAGCCGACGGATCCCAGCACCAGGTCGACCAGCACGGGCAGCAGCACCACGATGAGCAGGGCGCCGAGCACGTCGAAGGAGATCCCGGACCGGATCATCTTCGTGATCGGCACGACACCGGAGCCGTACACGATCGCGTTCTGCGGCGTCGACACCGGCAGCATGAAGCCGAACGAGGCCGCGAAGGTCGCCGCCAGTGCCGGGACGAACGGGTTGACCCCCGCGGCCACGGCCACCGGGATGATGATCGGCACGACGACCGCGGCCGACGCGGTGTTCGACGTCGTCTCGCTGATGATGATGGCCAGGATCACCGCGAAGATCGTGATCGCGAACGTGCTGGTCAGACCGAGCGAGTCCGCCGATGCCTGACCGATGGTCTCGGCCAGACCGGTGCTCGCCAGGAGCGAGCCGAAGATGATCCCGGTCCCGAACAGCAGGATCGTGCCCCAGTCGATCGTCGCCGCGTCGCTCCAGCGCAGGGTGAACTCCCGCGACTTCCAGTCCGTCGGCAGCAAGAACAGCAGGGAGGCGCCGAGGACGGCGACGATGCCCTCGTCGAGCCGGTCGCTGATCGTCGCGTAGAGCTCGGACTCGGTGCCGGCGGTCAGCGCGATGACACCCGGGAAGATCCACAGTGCGACGGTGATGCCGAACGCGATGAGGGTGTTGCGTTCGGCGCCGGAGAAGGGACCGATCTCGGCCCGCTCCTTCTGGACGTACTCGTGCACGCCCTCGATCCGCTTGATCTCCGGCTTGTTGATCAGCAGCAGGACGATGGTCAGCGCCACGAACATCAGGGCGCAGATCGGCAGCGCCATCAGCATCCAGTCGAGGAAGCCGATCCGTTCGCCGGTGGCCTCCTCGATCAGCCCGCGGCCGATCAGGTTGGGCGGGCTGCCGACCGGGGTGAGCAGGCCACCGACGCCGGCGCCGTAGGCCAGCATCAGCATCAGCGCGACGCCGACCCGCAGGCGAAGCGGGTCGAAGTCCGACGTCACCAGCTCCTTGTCCTGGAGCAGCTTGGCGATGACCGACAGGATGCCGATCGCCGTCGGCAGCAGCATGGCCACGGTCGCCGTGTTGGACACGAACGCCGACAGCACCGCGGTGATGAAGCCGAAGGCGATGATCACCCGCGCGGTCGAGGCACCCACCCACTTCAGCGACAGGATGAACATCGCGAAGCGCCGGGCCACCCCGTGCTTGAGCATGGCCGCGGCGAGGATGAACGCGCCGATGAAGGTGAAGACGGTCGTCGAGCCGAACGGCGTCAGCGCGTCGTCGGCGGGCACCACCCCGAGCACGACGATCGCCCCGACGCCGATGAGACCGCCGATCGGGATCGGCACGGGCTCGGTGATCCACAGGACGATGACGCCGAGCAGCACCGCGGCGAGCAGGTGCTGGTCGCGCGGCAGGTCGAGCGGCAGCAGCGCGAAGACGATCGTCACCACCGGCGCGAGGAACAACCCGACGGTGCGGCGGCCCTTCTCGAACTTCTCCTCGGCCGGGCTGAGCTGCTGCTCCCCCAGGCTGCGGTAGGTGGCGCTGCCCCGGAAGGCGGCGTCCACGTCGGTCCGAGCCTGAACCTTGCCCTGCTCCCGCTCGGTCGCGGTCATGGCGCCTCCCCCGTGCCCGGTGTGGTGCCGACGATAGGCAGGCAGCCCCCGGGCAGCGACCCGGGACGACGCGGGTGCGCGACGACCGTCAGCGGCCGAAGATGCCCTGCCCGAAGGCGCCGGCCTCGGCCACCGTGCGGGAGAGCCCCTTGCCCAGCTCGACGACCCGTGCCGTCTTCTCGGCGCCCAGGGAGAGCCAGGGGTCGGCGGCGAGCGCGTCGGTCTGCACCTCGATGCGCGCGCGCAGCTCCTGCCCGTCCGCGGTGAGACCGGTGTCGTCGAGGAGTCCGCGCTCGGCGAGTGCGGCGCAGGCGGCGGCCCACTCCTCGTCGCGCCAGCCGCGGGTGGCCTGGGCGGCGGCCTGGGTGAATCCCCGCCCGGTGGCGCAGTGGGTGACCAGCGCCTCCAGGCCGGTGAGCCCGGCGTGCAGCAGGACGGCGACGTGCCCGTCGCCGCGGTGCTCGCGCAGCAGGGTGGCGCCGTGCCACAACGCCGGCAGCGGCTCCTCGGGCCAGGGCAGGTCCGCGTGTCCGGCGTAGAGCGGGCGCCCCTCGGCGGTCAGGCCGTCGCAGGCCTCGCGCATCAGCCCGGCCAGCTCGGCGACCTCGCCGGATCCGGCCGCCTCCCCCAGCAGCCGGGTGAGCGACGCGCGCGCGGCCTCCAGCCGGGCGGCCAGCACCTGCTCCGGCGAGGCGAGCGTCCAGGCGCGCGGGATCATGTGCGCGACCAGCGACGGCGAGAAGTTGTAGAAGGTCGCCGTCACGACCCCCGCCCCGACGGCACCCATGGGCGCCGCGCGACCGGCGAAGTACGACATGCGCCCCGGCCGCAGCCCGGTCGCGCCGAGGTACTCGTCCTGCTCCGGGGCGAAGTACAGCTGCGAGTGCAGCGGATCGATCGCGCGGTGGGCGCGACCGACGAGGGCGGGGTCGAAGTGATCGGCGCTGACCATGCGCCGCACCCTACTGAGGGCGGTCGGCCCCGGCCGGAGGCACTGGCTGCTCCCATGCGGTCGACGTCCGCCGGCGGGTGAATCCGAGCCCCTCGTACAGCGCGAGCGCGCCGGAGACGTTCTCGCTGTCCACCTGGAGGGTCGCGTCGCGGACGCCCCGCTCCGCGGCCGCCCGCAGCACCGCGGCGATGGTGGCCTTGGCGAGGCCGCGTCCCCGCGCCGACGGCAGGACGCCGATCTGGCCGAGGTCGACCGCCTCGTAGCCGTTGGCCGCGGTGTCGGCCTCGAAGACGTAGGCCAGGCAGTAGGCGACGACGGCGCCGTCGGCCACCGCGAGTGCCGACAGCTCGGGGCGGAAGGCGCGCTGGCCGGTGAAGAGCGTCCGCCAGGTGGTCTCGTCGCGCTCGGCGGACCCGTGGTGCTCGGTGAAGGCCGCGTTGTGCGCGCGCCGGACCTCGTCGTTCCGGTCCCAGCTGAAGGGCCCCAGTTCCGCGCCCTCGACCGCCGGGACGGCCGGCAGGTCGGTGAGCGGGCGCTCCATCATGAAGTACCAGCGCGCCTGCACCAGTCCGGCCCGGCGCAGGAGTCCCTCGAGTGACGTCATCGACGTGAATGCCGCCACCGACAGGACCGCCGGCGAGCCCGGGTGACGGTCGGCGTGGATCTCCCGGCCACGCTCCAGCTGCCAGCCCAGCAAGGCACGGCCTATGCCGCGCCCGCGCCAGGCGGGGTGGACCCGCGCCTCCAGGTTGATCCGGAAGGCCTCCCGGAACGTGGGTAGGGCGAGCACGGTGGCCCAGGCGACGAGCTCGTTGCCCGGCGTCCGGACGGCGAGGGTGTCGCGAGCCAGGTCGATGAGGTCGTTGACCCAGTACTCCGTCAGGTCGTCGGGGCTCCAGTGCTCGCCGGTGTCGTCGATGGTCTCCGCGGCGGCCATCAGTGCGGCGGCGTCGGTCACGTCGTCGGCGGTCAACGGGCGGACGGTCAGGCCGTCGGGCAGAGCGGGAAGGTCGGTCACGACGCCGGAGACTAGGCAGCCGCCCGCGCCCGGGCCACTGGTTTCACAGCCACCGACGTCAGCGGCGCACGAACAGGCAGAAGGGGTGCCCGGCAGGGTCGCGGTAGACCCGCACGATCTCCGCGTCGTCCTCGTGCCCGCCCAGGTGCTCCGCCCCGGCGTCCTCCGCGACCGCGCAGGCTGCCGCCAGGTCGTCGACCAGGATGTCGAGGTGCTGCTGCATCTGCTGCGTCCCGGGCTCCGGCGGCCACACCGGCGGCACGTGACCGGGCTCCCGCTGGAACGACAATCCCGTGCTGCCGTCGGCCGGTCGCAGGGTCGCCCACTCGTCGGTGTCGTCCCGCAACGGCCAGTCGAGCAGCCGCTGGTAGAAGCGGGCCAGCCCACGCGGGTCGGGGGTGCCGAGGACGGCGGCGGTGAGGGTGAAGCTCGGCATCAGGCCTCCAGCGCGAACAGGCGGGCGCCGTTCTCCCAGAGCACGGCGCGCAGCCACTCCTCCCCCAGCTCCAGCCGGTGCAGGGCCTGGAGCTGGTGCGCGTAGGCGTACGGGATCGAGGGGAAGTCGCTGCCGAGGAGCACCTTGGCACGCAGCGCCGACAGTCTCGGGCGGTCGGCCGGGTCGAAGGGCATCAGCCGCTCGGTGAAGTCGGTGGCGAACATCGTGGTGTCCAGGTGCACCCGCTCGTACCGCTCGGCCAGGTCGAGGAACTCCCGGTACTCCGGCATGCCCAGGTGGGCGATCACCAGCTGGAGCCGCGGATACCGCTCGAGGAGGCCGGTGACCGGCTCCGGCCCGGTGTGCTCGCCCGCGAGCGGTCCGGAGCCACAGTGGATGACGATCGGTGTTCCGGTCTGCTCCAGTCGCGCCCAGACGTCGTCGAGCAGCGGGTCGCGCGGATCGAAGGAGCCGACCTGCACGTGCACCTTGAACACCCGGGCACCGGCATCGAGTGCCGCGGCCACATAGGCAGGCGCCTCCGGCTCGGGATAGAAGGTCGCCGACCGCAGCACCTGCGGGCGGGCCGCCGCGAACCCGGCCGACCACTCGTTCAGCCAGGCCGCCATCCCCGGCTTGTGCGGGTACGGCAACGTCGGGAAGGCGCGCACCCCGAGCCGGTCCAGGACGGCGAGCCGGTCCTCCTCCGGCAGGACGTAGGCCACCGGCCAGTCGGCGCCGTAGTGGGTCCCGGCGGCCTCGAAGTACTCCCAGACCTTCGCCTGCACGCGCTCGGGCAGGAAGTGCACGTGCACGTCGACCAGTCCCGGGAGCCCCAGCTCCTGCCAGTACCGCGGAACGTCGCCGTCGTCGGCGGGCTCGGCGATGCTCATCGGACGGTGACGACGACCTTGCCGCGCACGTGGCCCTCGGCCACCATCCGGTGCGCCGCGACCAGCTCCTCGAGCGGGAACGCCTTGGCGATCGGCACGCGCAGCTGCCCCGCGTCGGCCATGCGGGCGAGCTCCTCGAGGTCGTGCTGCTCGGGCCGGACGAAGACGTAGCGCCCGCCCATGTCGTTGACGGAGGGGTCGACCACCGAGGCGATGCGGGAGACGTCGCGCACCTGCTTCGGGGCGTCGGCGAGGGTGTCGCCACCGACGAGGTCCAGGACGGCGTCCACCGGCTCGGACAGCTGCTCGCTGATCGGCCCGGCGGAGTAGTCGAGCACCTCGGCGGCACCGGCGTCGCGCAGGAAGCCGTGGTTGCGCGGGCTGGCCGTCCCGATCACGTGCGCGCCCAGCGCGACGGCGATCTGCACGGCGTTGAAGCCGACGCCGCCGGAAGCCCGGTGGACGAGCACCCGGTCGCCCTCGCCGACGTCGAGCGCCTCGGTCAGTGCCTGGTAGGCGGTCAGCCCGGCCAGCGGCAGGGCGCCGGCCTCGGTGAAGGAGAGCGACCGCGGCTTGTGCCAGAGGCAGCGCTGCGGCGCGGGGACGAGTTCTGCCGCCGTCCCCCACTGCACGTCGTCCCGGCGCACGTAGCCGAACACCTCGTCGCCGGGAGCGAAGGTGACGACGGCGGGCCCGACCGCCTCGACGACACCGGCGACGTCCCAGCCGGGGACGATCGGGAAGTGGTGCGGATAGGCG from Blastococcus colisei harbors:
- a CDS encoding SLC13 family permease — its product is MTATEREQGKVQARTDVDAAFRGSATYRSLGEQQLSPAEEKFEKGRRTVGLFLAPVVTIVFALLPLDLPRDQHLLAAVLLGVIVLWITEPVPIPIGGLIGVGAIVVLGVVPADDALTPFGSTTVFTFIGAFILAAAMLKHGVARRFAMFILSLKWVGASTARVIIAFGFITAVLSAFVSNTATVAMLLPTAIGILSVIAKLLQDKELVTSDFDPLRLRVGVALMLMLAYGAGVGGLLTPVGSPPNLIGRGLIEEATGERIGFLDWMLMALPICALMFVALTIVLLLINKPEIKRIEGVHEYVQKERAEIGPFSGAERNTLIAFGITVALWIFPGVIALTAGTESELYATISDRLDEGIVAVLGASLLFLLPTDWKSREFTLRWSDAATIDWGTILLFGTGIIFGSLLASTGLAETIGQASADSLGLTSTFAITIFAVILAIIISETTSNTASAAVVVPIIIPVAVAAGVNPFVPALAATFAASFGFMLPVSTPQNAIVYGSGVVPITKMIRSGISFDVLGALLIVVLLPVLVDLVLGSVG
- a CDS encoding SCO6745 family protein is translated as MVSADHFDPALVGRAHRAIDPLHSQLYFAPEQDEYLGATGLRPGRMSYFAGRAAPMGAVGAGVVTATFYNFSPSLVAHMIPRAWTLASPEQVLAARLEAARASLTRLLGEAAGSGEVAELAGLMREACDGLTAEGRPLYAGHADLPWPEEPLPALWHGATLLREHRGDGHVAVLLHAGLTGLEALVTHCATGRGFTQAAAQATRGWRDEEWAAACAALAERGLLDDTGLTADGQELRARIEVQTDALAADPWLSLGAEKTARVVELGKGLSRTVAEAGAFGQGIFGR
- a CDS encoding GNAT family N-acetyltransferase; translated protein: MTDLPALPDGLTVRPLTADDVTDAAALMAAAETIDDTGEHWSPDDLTEYWVNDLIDLARDTLAVRTPGNELVAWATVLALPTFREAFRINLEARVHPAWRGRGIGRALLGWQLERGREIHADRHPGSPAVLSVAAFTSMTSLEGLLRRAGLVQARWYFMMERPLTDLPAVPAVEGAELGPFSWDRNDEVRRAHNAAFTEHHGSAERDETTWRTLFTGQRAFRPELSALAVADGAVVAYCLAYVFEADTAANGYEAVDLGQIGVLPSARGRGLAKATIAAVLRAAAERGVRDATLQVDSENVSGALALYEGLGFTRRRTSTAWEQPVPPAGADRPQ
- a CDS encoding VOC family protein, producing the protein MPSFTLTAAVLGTPDPRGLARFYQRLLDWPLRDDTDEWATLRPADGSTGLSFQREPGHVPPVWPPEPGTQQMQQHLDILVDDLAAACAVAEDAGAEHLGGHEDDAEIVRVYRDPAGHPFCLFVRR
- a CDS encoding amidohydrolase family protein; its protein translation is MSIAEPADDGDVPRYWQELGLPGLVDVHVHFLPERVQAKVWEYFEAAGTHYGADWPVAYVLPEEDRLAVLDRLGVRAFPTLPYPHKPGMAAWLNEWSAGFAAARPQVLRSATFYPEPEAPAYVAAALDAGARVFKVHVQVGSFDPRDPLLDDVWARLEQTGTPIVIHCGSGPLAGEHTGPEPVTGLLERYPRLQLVIAHLGMPEYREFLDLAERYERVHLDTTMFATDFTERLMPFDPADRPRLSALRAKVLLGSDFPSIPYAYAHQLQALHRLELGEEWLRAVLWENGARLFALEA
- a CDS encoding NADP-dependent oxidoreductase yields the protein MRGMAYDRFGDDDVLQLRDDLPDPPVGPDTVLVRVHAAGVNPVDMAIRAGHLAGAYPHHFPIVPGWDVAGVVEAVGPAVVTFAPGDEVFGYVRRDDVQWGTAAELVPAPQRCLWHKPRSLSFTEAGALPLAGLTAYQALTEALDVGEGDRVLVHRASGGVGFNAVQIAVALGAHVIGTASPRNHGFLRDAGAAEVLDYSAGPISEQLSEPVDAVLDLVGGDTLADAPKQVRDVSRIASVVDPSVNDMGGRYVFVRPEQHDLEELARMADAGQLRVPIAKAFPLEELVAAHRMVAEGHVRGKVVVTVR